The DNA region TAGAGATCTTACCAAAATATATTCTGCTTATTTTGTGTACGATTCAATAAAGTATCTATGGTGTATGTATAGTGAAAGCTGACTTTCCCACCTAATATCTTGGACATACCATGAAAAAGCTACTTTGAAAGATCAAGAAATCCCAAAGTCTTCAAAATCTGAGTTAGCATCAACTCTTAACAGATCTCTTTAGAAGTCCACTCTGTATCTATGCAAAAGGAATAAGGAATCTTGCTCTAGAAGCGTTTAATTATGatccttctttccatttatctatctatacttTTAGCTTCCAATGAATACCAAATGAAATTCACATGACTGTGAACACTCTTTTATCCTTTGGGGATTTTTAAGCTTTCAAAAGCCTTGTTTTTTGCAGCTGCTAAACACTTGAAGCTAGGCCTTTCAGTAGCTCACCAGACTTAAACCAATGTACAgcattttaaaattcttcctttaaaTCTCTAAAAGCTATCTTTTATTGCTATACatatagtcctcgagttacaaccatttATATactgatcatttgaagttactgaTCATTTGAAGCACTGGAAAAAATAAGTTATGCCTATTTTTCATTcacaactgttgcagtatcccgatggtcacataatcaaaatctgGATGTTTGTCAACTGGtatgcatttatgacggttgcagtatcctggggtcatgtgatcaccttgtgaccttttaacaagcaaagtcaacatgttagtcagattcacttaaccgtgttaAAAACTTAACAactcagtgattcatttaactatggtaagaaaggttgtaaaatgacccaaaactcatttaactgtcTTGTTTATGAAttgaaatttgaggctcaattgtggttataagtcaaggactactggtatTTTGCTATGATCCTAAAACTATTCAATTCAAACCCTCTTTCCAAAATTACATAAGCATTCCAGACTTCATCTGTCAGGATTCCACCACACCCTGAATTTCATCATTTTAACTACATCTCAGGTCTCAGGTGCTACCAGTGCTTCTGTAAGCATTGCAAAGGTgcttacaaaaagagagagacagggagagaaacaAACCTAAAGGAGCAGACAAGATACAAAACCCTTTACATCCAAAAGTATATATTTGTATCGCTATTTTTCTGTCTGCATTTATCACAATGCATGTCCATGTAACTCAGGAGGATTTGTACCACACAGTTATTTTATCACAAGACATATAAAGTATAAAAACCCTGTCTCTTTTATATCAATAGGCATTCTAACTGTGACTTTGGTTACTCTGCACATTATCTATCAATTTGGGTGGCCTGTTCTGGGGTGGTGAAAGAATGTCAAACCCAaatttattcttgatgaatgtattttattctccttttgtacactgagagcatacgcaccaaagacaaattccttgtgtgtccaaccacacttgaccaataaagatttatattctattctaattagacCTTCAAATAAACGTTAAGTGAGCCACAAAATTAATCCTCCACACTCAGATATACTGGGGGGGAAAAATAGTCCACAGTAAGCCGACCCAGCAAAAACAGGataggagatttaaaaaaaaaacgattCTAAAATGATTTCTAAAGTTTACCGGAGCCAAAGAAATGTACGTTAAGCCGTGAAAAGACTAACAAGAGAAGGAAGTGGAAGAAGGGACGAGCCGAAGCAAACTACTCCGTTCTCCCTCTCGCCCCGAAAAACTCGCCCTTAGTTACGGTTCAGGTCCAGGCAGACGCCGCGGTCAGAGGGCTAAAGGCGGGGAAGGAAGCGGGGGCCGTCGAGCCCTTCCCGGGACCGAGCGAGAAGGAAAGGCTGAGGGGCCGCTCACCGAACGGTCCGGATGACGAAGTAAACGATGAGGGCAGCGCTGGCCAGAACCAGCACCGAGAGGGCGCGCTGGGTCATGGGCTGGTTGACCTCCGAGCGGGGGGGCGCGGCGGCCATGCTGCCGTTCACGCTCACGCCGCCGCCCCGCGGTCCTCCCTCGCCGGCAGAAGAGCCGCTGCCGCCCGGCGTCCCCGGCAAGGCGGAAGGGAATTTCTCGGTGGGAGGCGCCGCTCCTCCATACAGCACGGCCGCCGAAAGCAGCACCAGCAAAAGCGACAGGGGCGGCGGCGGCCAGAGCCGCCGCATGGCACCCAATCTAAGCCTGGCTGGCGGTGCGCGGCCTAAGCCCCGCCGGTTCCTCGACGGAAGGAAGACTAGGAGGCGGAAGTGCTCATCTTTCCGGCGACTGAAACCGCTGCCATGGACGCCGAGCGACGCTAAGAAGCCTCAGCTTTGTCCCCTCCCGTTCCTGCCACGTGACCGAGGGACCTCTGGCGCCTGCGCAATAGTTGTTGCTGCGGCGGTTGCTTTGAGATTGGCTTTAGTGGGAGGGTGGAGGAAGAGCTGGTAGAAAGTGAGGCGCTTTGGAGTACCAGAAAGGGACCAGATTTGTATTTGGTGTCCTGGTAATAACTGTTGTCCCAacatttctattccttccttccttccttctatccatccatccacatttgGATGGTTTGCTTTGCGAacgtctatgaagattctcagtcatccacctcatggttgtcccaaaggtgctttttcaagaggcaaatggactttctggtttttctctgaagacattttacttc from Thamnophis elegans isolate rThaEle1 chromosome 3, rThaEle1.pri, whole genome shotgun sequence includes:
- the FAM174A gene encoding membrane protein FAM174A, translating into MRRLWPPPPLSLLLVLLSAAVLYGGAAPPTEKFPSALPGTPGGSGSSAGEGGPRGGGVSVNGSMAAAPPRSEVNQPMTQRALSVLVLASAALIVYFVIRTVRLRRRNRKTRKYGVLDTNIENTELTPLEQDDDDDDNTLFDANHPRR